The following are encoded in a window of Platichthys flesus chromosome 19, fPlaFle2.1, whole genome shotgun sequence genomic DNA:
- the sec16a gene encoding protein transport protein Sec16A isoform X2, whose product MQPPPRTGPQGATGPPPSGPNMFRRTRPYKHTAAAAATATMPPATQPMTDPFAFVRAPPPMAAGGLPTVQSSNPPPMQAPPNAMYSQAGGGLPPQPQTLEDVPAAPYGPPPSSVPGVTLFNPHSTASPVVFPVPSPAGYASSHTEQSYFNSREQTPSTATEPPPVFSAPAPTQTQFNMDFQGQPTPQPVPFQPVPPTTSSSHWAPDHGSRPPSVQNYFQPTSDPPPLPFNIPPQPQMYPSHAPSPQQSTPTPPPQPFNIPPQPQMFPSQAPSPHQQTPTPPSQSVHPHIQAHLPPQNLVRPPSSQWPDPSAPQQHNSHFQSQSYFSPQDSWFNQPTQDSGYHQMGTGSGHSQPTPDAGGSQHVASFEPGPSSAPPPVPYSQESGSLSMFFKDNDVENEETLAEDRNKAVNGIPASFQYHNSPPTQSGHTDAHMDYQGASLQDHSHVPYMNDSSHASQRPPDSHYNHMENLECVPNQEVLPSETHGSPAAAAVLNVDQFETGPNLETPDSVPRPMRSASVSSNYSNMSHGSGTGTRRHHGVVGTFIQQESPRLTDDGNLTAATGGYFEQIDTSPAVDMGARQSSLEQTWQPTPSPPKPTGIFQASANSSFEPVRSHGVGVRPAEVDMANIVAEGGADSTPGNLEQPPDNMENIYGQGHPLPPGTGVGVPPPTHPVVLSHSRPSSRAYGASQPCESPATTLWAQHDPASLGANILLAPAAPMVLAPLREPSADVIQPPEDGPLDLHRVQPTSQQHSENLENPPKVSDAESADSQGNMGYASLLVADSLHQPVLIAPPVSNYTVISPSTPTHAASQSSLRETTPPVRSLAQGQGASTPQSPLVASNPNPLFASGPVSYNSSASNQGPLNLTRDNTEAATSEITAPPLSQPVRPPLSRGQPENHSALQVNAQASLMTPPVSNHNPPSNYELLDFSMHQSQSQNQALGHPSSLHESPQSSNGFYLQVTKDAQQGVRIEGNAPIQTPASSSTPQVPPAASQAAANTEPPPIEPLRTSDPQPALQGQADASRVPLSGAQPFRGQYPAPAQGPAAGSAPPHAAAYPPGPLGPGHPGASHPASAEPPRPPSAAGSQQGYGPPPPQPGQMYSGYYGYHGEYPDSRAPYPPGQYPPPPGDPRAPPGDPRAPPGDPRAPPGDPRATPGDPRAPLGDPRAQQYYQDGQYRTQADPWYGRYDAQTQAYRDPNQYREPQPERPSSRASQYSDRPSSRQGYPEDYQRANRSAYSEYYAEYPKNYDYRGYNYGQYDPRYRGYYDQAYWANYDENYRARENYYNQQVYPARKEGFENQWQYYPGYDPSFDDDYQRRGEIYGDEFDRRSVHSEQSAHSVHSSQSHHSRRSSFSSRSQQSQVYRSQTDLVSAAYDTTASTLAPDYSYAQYPNQTDATQNYSQYLYPSEYTADSTWISPEQPPLRPATPEKFSIPHRCARFGPGGHLVQVLPNLPSAGQPALVDIHNMETMLQDTPDQAELRAFPGPLVKEETHKVDVIKFSQNKAMECSRDNNLLDRDSACLLWDFIMLLCRQNGTVVGTDIADLLLKEHRSVWLPGKSPNQANLIDFNNEPLARAEEEPGAGPLSLLSDTFMMVPENVGKETERFRELLLFGRKKDALEAAMKGGLWGHALLLASKMDSRTHARVMTRFANSLPINDPLQTVYQLMSGRMPASATCCGEEKWGDWRPHLAMVLSNLTHTMDLDTRTITTMGDTLASKGLIDAAHFCYMMAQVSLGVFTKKSTKMVLIGSNHSFPFFQFATNEAIQRTEAYEYAQSLGSHPSTLPNFQVFKLIYACRLAEAGLSAQAFHYCEVISKTVLMDPPYFSPVFISQIIQMSEKLRFFDPQLKEKPEQELFNEPDWLIKLRQLDGQIRTGLITYSADRTTPPQFDCTSPSDLGQPSPTEPYSMPVEVDGPTPDNPLMSSLLPGPPPQGVQLMPPAPTSILQEGMAPPQHLPPGDVPHFYPVPPSGPPGQMSVPGYPPQDPGFAPPPFQPQTEQTEMYPGSHQQPFHPPPQVGQMSPHMLPQVPHSPVQMNPPLPQMPQHMPPSPGHMPPVEYPYQPQPEMQTAQAIPSSPTRNSFTPRMDFYDHMAHMGPGRSRTTSQSSMHMVSGRRSRTTSESSNHSGGGRERRDSLVRQISLPPPSIPEQPRKEEPKKVKKDPPKQSGGGGVSLLKRWLGMGKNEAHLPDDKNPSIVWDEQKQKWVDLNEPEEERKPPPPPPSGFPKMPTMPGPAGPPSSGGPPVNMFSRKAGPRSRYVDVLNPSRSAKPSGSAPAPADIFAPLAPMAMPANLFVPSSAPDDHQPLEGSEGGYQEQNSPNTSTAPQMFNPTLLPPAPEGAPVPDGSQSGESHPPQGAAPAGGVTFYNPAQFAQPSAAPGGGVRPGRLAGQRQYPVMK is encoded by the exons ATGCAGCCCCCTCCGCGGACTGGACCTCAAGGAGCAACCGGCCCTCCACCGTCTGGGCCCAATATGTTCCGCAGGACCAGGCCTTACAAgcatacagcagcagcagcagctactgCCACAATGCCACCTGCGACCCAACCCATGACAGACCCTTTTGCTTTTGTCAGAGCTCCCCCACCTATGGCTGCAGGTGGTCTCCCAACAGTACAGAGCAGTAACCCTCCACCCATGCAAGCCCCACCTAACGCCATGTACTCTcaagctggtggaggtttgccTCCACAACCACAGACATTGGAGGATGTCCCGGCTGCTCCATATGGTCCCCCACCATCCTCTGTGCCAGGGGTGACGCTGTTCAACCCTCACAGTACAGCATCCcctgttgttttcccagttcCAAGTCCTGCAGGATATGCATCGTCGCATACAGAGCAGAGCTATTTTAATTCAAGAGAACAGACACCATCCACAGCCACAGAGCCGCCGCCTGTCTTCTCAGCCCCAGCTCCTACTCAGACACAATTTAACATGGATTTTCAAGGACAGCCAACTCCACAGCCCGTGCCCTTCCAGCCAGTtcctcccaccacctcctcttcccACTGGGCCCCTGATCATGGAAGTCGCCCTCCATCAGTTCAGAACTACTTCCAGCCTACAAGTGACCCTCCACCACTACCTTTTAATATACCTCCACAGCCCCAGATGTACCCATCCCACGCCCCATCGCCCCAGCAAAGCACCCCAACACCTCCACCACAACCTTTTAATATACCTCCACAGCCCCAGATGTTCCCGTCCCAAGCCCCCTCGCCCCATCAACAAACCCCAACCCCTCCATCACAATCTGTACATCCCCACATCCAggctcatcttcctcctcagaaCCTCGTAAGGCCCCCTAGTTCTCAATGGCCTGACCCAAGCGCACCCCAACAGCATAATTCACACTTCCAATCTCAAAGCTACTTTTCCCCCCAAGACTCTTGGTTCAACCAACCCACACAGGATTCAGGCTACCACCAAATGGGGACTGGCTCTGGCCATTCTCAGCCAACACCTGACGCTGGTGGATCTCAACATGTGGCCAGTTTTGAGCCTGGGCCTAGTTCTGCCCCTCCCCCAGTACCATACTCTCAGGAGTCTGGTTCCCTCTCAATGTTCTTCAAAGACAATGATGTGGAAAATGAAGAAACACTGGCTGAAGACAGAAATAAGGCAGTGAATGGTATTCCTGCTTCCTTTCAGTATCACAACAGCCCACCAACCCAAAGTGGCCACACAGATGCCCATATGGATTATCAAGGAGCTTCTCTTCAGGATCATTCACATGTACCGTACATGAATGATAGCAGTCATGCATCACAGAGGCCCCCGGATTCTCACTACAACCATATGGAGAATTTAGAGTGTGTTCCGAATCAGGAAGTATTACCCAGTGAAACTCATGGtagtcctgctgctgctgcagtgcttAATGTTGACCAGTTCGAAACCGGACCTAACCTGGAGACTCCAGATTCTGTTCCAAGACCAATGAGATCTGCCAGTGTGTCATCCAACTACAGCAATATGAGTCATGGAAGCGGGACTGGCACTCGCCGGCACCATGGAGTAGTAGGTACCTTTATACAGCAAGAAAGCCCTCGTCTCACTGATGATGGTAACCTGACTGCTGCCACTGGAGGTTACTTTGAGCAGATTGACACTTCTCCGGCCGTGGATATGGGTGCGAGACAGAGCTCACTGGAGCAGACGTGGCAACCCACACCAAGTCCTCCCAAACCAACTGGCATCTTTCAGGCAAGTGCTAACAGCTCTTTTGAACCTGTTCGCTCCCATGGTGTTGGGGTGCGTCCTGCTGAAGTTGATATGGCTAATATTGTAGCAGAGGGAGGTGCAGATTCTACACCAGGCAACCTGGAGCAGCCACCAGATAATATGGAAAATATTTATGGCCAAGGACATCCCTTGCCTCCTGGGACTGGAGTTGGTGTACCTCCCCCGACACACCCAGTGGTTCTCTCTCACTCACGACCTTCATCACGTGCTTATGGGGCGAGTCAGCCCTGTGAGAGCCCTGCCACTACTCTGTGGGCACAGCATGATCCTGCTAGCTTGGGCGCTAACATCCTTTTAGCCCCTGCCGCCCCAATGGTTCTTGCTCCTTTACGAGAGCCCAGTGCTGATGTTATCCAACCTCCAGAGGATGGTCCCCTGGACCTCCACCGAGTTCAGCCAACCTCACAGCAGCACTCAGAGAACCTAGAGAACCCTCCAAAGGTGAGTGACGCAGAGTCAGCTGACTCTCAAGGCAACATGGGATATGCGTCTCTCCTGGTGGCTGATTCACTCCATCAACCTGTTTTGATTGCCCCGCCTGTGTCCAATTATACTGTGATTTCCCCAAGTACCCCGACTCATGCAGCCAGTCAAAGTAGCCTTAGGGAAACTACCCCACCTGTGAGATCACTCGCACAGGGGCAAGGTGCCAGTACCCCCCAATCACCTTTAGTAGCCTCCAATCCAAATCCACTGTTTGCCTCTGGACCAGTAAGCTACAATTCTTCAGCCTCTAACCAGGGTCCACTCAATTTGACCCGAGACAACACAGAGGCGGCAACATCAGAAATCACAGCTCCACCCCTGTCTCAGCCAGTCCGCCCTCCTCTTTCAAGGGGCCAACCAGAAAACCACTCTGCTCTCCAAGTTAATGCACAGGCTTCTCTCATGACTCCTCCCGTTTCTAATCATAATCCGCCTTCAAATTATGAACTGCTTGATTTTTCTATGCACCAATCACAAAGCCAAAATCAAGCATTGGGCCACCCTTCCTCTCTACATGAGTCTCCACAGTCTAGTAATGGATTTTACCTACAGGTAACCAAAGATGCTCAGCAAGGGGTAAGAATAGAAGGGAATGCCCCTATCCAGACCCCAGCCTCTTCATCCACCCCACAGGTACCGCCAGCTGCCTCCCAAGCAGCTGCAAACACAGAGCCACCACCAATAGAACCTCTGAGGACATCAGACCCTCAGCCTGCGTTGCAGGGACAGGCTGATGCTTCTCGTGTTCCACTGAGTGGAGCACAACCTTTCCGTGGTCAGTATCCAGCTCCTGCACAGGGGCCTGCTGCAGGGAGTGCTCCTCCCCATGCTGCTGCATACCCCCCAGGGCCTCTAGGACCAGGACATCCAGGGGCTTCCCATCCAGCTTCTGCAGAGCCACCTCGACCACCTTCAGCTGCAGGCAGCCAGCAGGGCTACGGGCCCCCTCCTCCACAGCCAGGACAGATGTACAGTGGCTACTATGGTTATCATGGGGAATACCCGGATAGCAGAGCACCATATCCTCCTGGCCAGTACCCACCACCTCCTGGGGACCCTAGAGCACCACCTGGGGACCCTAGAGCACCACCTGGGGACCCTAGAGCACCACCTGGGGATCCTAGAGCAACACCTGGGGATCCTAGAGCACCACTTGGGGATCCTAGAGCCCAGCAATATTATCAA gATGGTCAATACAGGACCCAAGCTGATCCTTGGTATGGCAGGTATGATGCTCAGACCCAAGCTTATCGGGATCCAAATCAGTACAGAGAGCCTCAGCCAGAGCGACCCAGCTCCAGGGCTAGTCAGTATTCTGACAGGCCCTCATCCAG ACAAGGCTATCCTGAAGATTACCAGAGAGCTAACCGCAGTGCCTATAGTGAATATTATGCAGAATACCCCAAAAACTACGATTACAGAG GATACAACTATGGACAGTATGACCCTCGATACAGAGGATACTATGATCAGGCCTACTGGGCTAATTACGATGAAAACTACAgagccagagaaaactactatAATCAACAAGTGTATCCTGCCAG GAAAGAAGGCTTTGAAAACCAGTGGCAGTACTATCCTGGCTACGATCCCAGCTTTGATGACGATTACCAACGACGCGGAGAAATTTATGGCGATGAGTTTGATCGACGCAGCGTCCACAGCGAGCAGTCAGCACACAGTGTCCACAGCTCTCAAAGCCACCACAGCAGACGAAGCAGCTTCAGCTCAAGGTCGCAACAG AGCCAGGTATACAGGAGCCAGACTGACTTAGTGTCAGCTGCCTATGACACCACAGCCTCCACTCTGGCTCCGGACTACTCCTATGCACAGTacccaaaccaaactgatgcCACACAGAACTACAGCCAGTACCTCTATCCCTCAGAGTACACTGCAGACAGCACATGGATCAGCCCTGAGCAAC CCCCCCTTCGTCCTGCAACCCCAGAGAAGTTTAGCATACCCCACCGCTGTGCCCGCTTTGGACCTGGTGGTCACCTGGTTCAAGTTCTGCCCAATCTCCCCTCAGCTGGACAGCCCGCTCTTGTTGATATTCACAACATGGAG acCATGCTGCAGGATACCCCGGATCAGGCAGAACTACGAGCCTTCCCTGGACCTCTTGTTAA GGAGGAGACCCATAAGGTGGATGTGATCAAGTTCTCCCAGAACAAAGCCATGGAGTGTTCTCGTGACAACAACCTCTTGGACAGGGACTCTGCCTGTCTGCTCTGGGACTTCATCATGCTGCTCTGTAGACAGAATGGG ACTGTCGTGGGCACAGACATCGCTGACCTCTTGCTGAAAGAGCACCGATCTGTTTGGCTGCCGGGAAAGAGTCCGAATCAAGCCAACCTGATTGATTTTAACAACGAACCACTGGCACGAGCTGAGGAAGAGCCGGGAGCCGGaccactctctctcctttctgacACCTTCATGATGGTCCCAGAGAACGTTGGCAAAGAAACTGAGCGCTTCAGGGAGCTGCTTCTGTTTGGCCGcaagaag GATGCACTAGAGGCAGCCATGAAGGGAGGTCTCTGGGGCCATGCCTTGTTGTTGGCCAGTAAGATGGACAGCAGGACACATGCACGTGTCATGACAAG GTTTGCCAACAGTCTGCCCATCAACGACCCTCTTCAGACAGTGTACCAGCTGATGTCCGGGAGAATGCCGGCCTCAGCCACT TGCTGTGGAGAGGAGAAGTGGGGTGACTGGCGCCCTCACCTGGCCATGGTGCTGTCTAACCTCACACATACCATGGACCTGGATACCCGCACAATCACCACCATGGGAGACACTCTGG CTTCCAAGGGGCTGATCGATGCGGCACACTTCTGCTACATGATGGCACAAGTCAGTTTGGGAGTCTTCACAAAGAAGAGCACCAAGATGGTTCTGATTGGCTCAAATCACAG ttttCCCTTTTTCCAATTTGCAACCAACGAAGCTATTCAGAGGACTGAGGCCTATGAGTATGCTCAATCACTTGGCTCCCACCCCAGCACACTGCCCAATTTCCAG GTGTTCAAGTTGATCTATGCATGTCGTCTGGCTGAAGCAGGCCTGAGTGCTCAGGCCTTCCATTACTGTGAAGTTATCTCCAAGACAGTGCTCATGGACCCTCCCTACTTCTCTCCTGTCTTTATTAGCCAAATCATACAG ATGTCGGAAAAGCTGCGGTTCTTCGATCCACAACTGAAGGAGAAGCCTGAGCAGGAACTGTTCAATGAGCCTGATTGGCTGATTAAACTCAGACAGTTGGATGGACAGATCCGG ACTGGGCTGATTACTTACAGTGCAGACAGAACAACTCCTCCACAGTTCGACTGTACCAGCCCATCTGACTTGGGCCAACCCAGTCCAACTGAACCATACAGCATGCCAGTGGAGGTTGATGGCCCCACTCCTGACAACCCACTAATGAGTTCATTACTACCCGGGCCTCCACCACAGGGAGTACAGCTGATGCCTCCAG CCCCTACCTCCATTCTCCAAGAGGGGATGGCCCCACCTCAGCATTTACCCCCCGGTGATGTGCCCCATTTCTACCCAGTACCTCCCAGTGGACCACCAGGTCAGATGTCTGTCCCAGGCTACCCTCCACAGGATCCCGGCTttgccccccctcccttccaGCCTCAAACTGAGCAGACAGAGATGTATCCAGGATCCCACCAGCAGCCGTTTCACCCACCTCCTCAAGTGGGCCAAATGTCACCACACATGCTCCCTCAAGTGCCACATTCACCTGTGCAGATGAACCCCCCACTGCCCCAGATGCCTCAGCACATGCCCCCTTCCCCTGGGCATATGCCTCCTGTCGAGTACCCATACCAACCCCAACCAGAGATGCAGACTGCTCAGGCAATACCATCATCCCCAACCAGAAACTCCTTCACACCTCGGATGGACTTCTATGACCACATGGCTCACATG GGTCCTGGAAGATCGAGGACTACTTCACAATCATCAATGCACAtg GTTTCAGGGCGACGCTCACGCACCACCTCTGAGTCGTCCAATCACTCTGGTGGTGGACGAGAGCGCAGAGACTCACTTGTCAGGCAGATCTCTCTACCGCCGCCTTCAATTCCTGAACAGCCGCGCAAAGAAGAGCCCAAGAAAGTCAAGAAAGACCCCCCAAAACAG agcggtggtggtggtgttagCTTGCTGAAGAGGTGGTTAGGGATGGGGAAGAATGAGGCTCACTTGCCAGATGACAAAAACCCATCT ATTGTGTGGGATGAACAGAAGCAGAAATGGGTCGACTTGAACGAGCCTGAAGAGGAG CGTAAGCCTCCTCCGCCACCTCCCTCTGGCTTCCCCAAGATGCCCACAATGCCCGGCCCTGCGGGACCTCCAAGCAGTGGCGGTCCGCCTGTCAACATGTTCTCCAGGAAGGCAG GCCCCAGGAGCAGATATGTGGACGTTCTGAACCCCAGTAGATCAGCTAAACCAAGTGGATCAGCCCCTGCTCCAGCGGACATCTTTGCTCCTCTGGCACCGATGGCCATGCCTGCCAACCTATTTGTGCCTAGTTCAG CGCCTGACGATCATCAACCTCTAGAGGGCAGTGAAGGAGGATATCAGGAGCAGAATTCACCGAACACCAGCACTGCTCCTCAG ATGTTCAACCCAACGTTGTTGCCACCTGCCCCAGAGGGAGCTCCTGTGCCTGATGGCTCACAGTCCGGGGAG AGTCATCCTCCTCAGGGAGCTGCACCCGCAGGAGGCGTCACCTTTTATAACCCTGCACAGTTTGCACAG CCAAGTGCAGCACCAGGCGGTGGAGTTCGTCCTGGGCGGTTGGCCGGCCAGCGCCAGTACCCGGTGATGAAGtaa